The Sorghum bicolor cultivar BTx623 chromosome 6, Sorghum_bicolor_NCBIv3, whole genome shotgun sequence genome contains the following window.
agCTGAATTTTACTTAAAAAGACTAATAGTTACAACACAAAGTATAGTTAGTTAcaatatgaaatatattttcatattataGTTTTCTAAAAGGACATTATAGTTTTTATTGTCATAGATATTACTACTCCTTTGTATGAGATTggtcaaaaaattttaaaaaatgattTAGAAAAACTCTAGAAATTTATTTACTTAAGTGCTCCAGCTTTGCTTGGATGTTATCCTGTACAGATGCACGTACGTCCATGCACAACTCTATGAGGCCGTGCTTCATTGATTTGTTTAGAAAGGCTtcatttaatccagccgatttGATTTGATACGCGCGCGCGGCGACCCTGACGCTGACGGCctaatttattattatttttttcatgTAGCTAGATATGGGCATATGGCCCGTGAGGGTTATAGAAAATGTAGCTCGTGGATTCGAATTCGATCTGGCTACCATTACAATGATGTGCTACGTTGGTGTTAGTTTGTCCCGGTGTATCAACTTTTGCAACCTGTctgtttttattctttttttttgtttttttggataACTAACGTGTGTTGATATTTATGTGTCTTACTTACATAGACATTACAATTATATGGTTAATAGATTTTAGTTGTGTGTGATAGTGTATTGCTTAGTTAGACAGTTTGCATACTGAGAGAAATATAGTGACTTGTTAACGTGGACACTACAATTGCATGGGCTAGTGGATTTTTAATTGTGTGTTTGTATGTTGAGATAAATAAGTAGTAGGGTTTAGTTTTATAGGAGTATAAGATAAGCATCGCGTGCGACGGTGTGCTATGGTGTgctatttcttttattttgcaTGTTGTCTAGGAGTTTTCGAAAATAACCTTGACTAGTAGTTGTGGCGAATAGAGAACAGGATTGAAGGGTGGCTaatctcttcttcttcctcctctctcttCATTTTTCTTCTTTCCTCCATCTCTTCTTCTCCCTCACTCTCCTCATATTTCCATTGATACACCAGCTCTAGGGGGGCTAGAGCCCCCCCTTTAGATCTGCCCCTACAAGCAGTTTCATGTGCATGTTGTGCCACTTCTATGTGTACAAATTCAAGGACTAAATGAATTACTCATGAGATACTAGCTAATTAACCTGTGCTTTTCAATACGAATAAGTAATTTTAGTAGCCACAATTGTTAGAAGTCTTGTGAATAAATTTGATGTGCATATCTAAGCAACATATTTgcgcactctctctctctctctctctcacacacacacacacacacacatttgtTCCTCTTGTAGTTTGGTTAGTCTGTACTTTATCTTTGTCAAACATTTCTAAGTTTGACTACTTTATAAAAAATACTAGCAACATTTATATCTCCATATAAGTTTTTTTATGAGACTAGATTCATCAAttatctaatgatattaatcaTATATCATTAACGTTAACGTTTTCTTGTACAtatgtggtcaaacttgagtatGTTTGACATTAGAGAGTATATGTTTTTTATCAGGATTCTTAATCTCTCTTAGAACTACGCCTCTGTGTATATTCAGcgtgtttttatttatttatttattttgaaaaaacaacACTTAGCTTGAGCAATGTGTTGCATCTCGTTTATCATCCATCCATATTTTAGCTTCCAGTTTTCTACCTTTCCTCCTATTATAGACAAATAAATCCAACCGAGAACAAATTGGGGTCATTGGGACATTTTCCTCGCATGATAGAATTTCCTTAAGCTTTTACAACTGAATGTTGAccactatttttttattatactACATCCATAAAAAAtgagtcaaagcatcttaaattgactagatttatagaaaTAATATATATTACCATTTATGGCACTAAATATGTATAACATAAAAATGTATTCCATGGGGGAAAAAATCTATTGGTACATACctcatatgataaatattagtatcTTTACAAAGAAACTTGGTCAAATTTCTGGTGATTTGACTGAGCGCAAAGCTAGAATTGTACGTGATGCTACAGtaaacatgtgctaatgatagattaattaggcttaaaaatctATCCTTCAGAGTACTAAGgatttctataatttttttattattactatCCGAACACTTCTATATGACTAAATTAGATACCATATGGTTAAGTTTGAAATGGTATGCAGACCTAAATACCAAGGGGTCTAGGCATTATAAATACTAAAATAATGAATGAGAGTGTGTTGGTAAAATGGATCTGGAAAATATACCAACAGACGGATGAACTTTGGTTCAAAATTCTGAAGGCTAAGTACTTGGGggataataattttttttactcTAAGGCTACAGGATGTTCACAATTTTGGAAAGGTTTACGTAGTGTCAAACATCTTTTTAAGTGGGGTGCTATTTCAAGGTGGGTGATGGTAGATTGTAGATTTTGGAAGGATTATTGGTCATAGGGAGCCCTTTGAAAATTATATATAGTGAGCTATATAATCTGATTAGGGACCCTTTTGTCATGTAGCTGACCATTGGGATGAGGGTTCCTGAGGTCTTGATTTTAAAAGATGCCTATCAGAGCAATAGTACAATAGATGGATGAGTTTGCTAAATATGCTAAATGATTGTGCTTTGACTGACATAGAGCTGATCGAGTCTTCTAGGCTTTAGAAAAGAAGAATCTGTtcacaactaaggccttgtttagatgtgaaaatattttggattGCGCTACTgttgcactttcgtttgtttgtggcaaatattatccaattatagactaactatgatcaaaagatttgtctcacgatttacaaacaaactgtgtaattagtttttgttttcgtctatatttaatgcttcatgcatgtgccgcaagattcgatgtgacggggaatcttgaaaactttttggtttttagggtgaactaaacaaggcctaaatcgtTGTATCTTTTTCTGACTGACAGAGGTGTCAAGAGTAGAGTTGCGGGCTTTATTTAGAAAAGCAAGGTTCCCCTAAAAATTAAGTTTTTTCTTTGGTACTTGCTTAATGATAAACTGCAAGCTATTGTTAAACTAGCTAAAAAGGGTGGAAGGAAAGTATAATATGTTGTAGGTTCTTTATGCAAAAGTTATTTCACAATGACCCTTGTTATATCCATTTCTCTATTACCAACACATGTTAAATTATTAGAACGTAGGTTCTTTATGTTGGCTAAGTGATGAAATATTTGTCTTTAAAAGGAGATTCAAAGTTTCAATTTAAATTCAATGATAAATGTAATATTATAAGTAAACATGGTCCATTATATAAGAGTTTAAACATTgtataaagaaaaagataaaagataaaacCATTTAATGTGTCACCTAAGGAGTAAGGAAGACATAATTTGTAGAGGTAATGGTGAACCTTTAACATTTGGTGCTAAAAGGAGCTTCGAGGAGCTATTAACATGCACAGAGATGTTAAAGTGAATGATACAACATGTCACAACTATTGGGTCAAGTAGTTTGAGCACATCCACCGTAAGCTCAAGGTAACCAACCAATAAAGAAAAATGTAGTGAACAAATCACTCATGAAAAACAAGTAATTAggttacaataaacaataattaaacctTAAATTTAGGTTAGGATATGAGACTCAAAACAAATAAGAAGAGTATAAACTAAGTTGCATAAAACCGAATAGCTATATTAGCCACGTAATCGCATGGGTCACCTTGTTAGTTAAACTTAGTTGACCATGAAAGTGTAAAACATACCTGAACAAGTTTTTCTTAAAACTTATTTGGaatagttttttaaaaaaaacactaaAGGGTGAAACTTAAATTTATAAATAGGTGCCCATCTTAATGTGGGTGCTTGTACTTTTGCAACCCATTGTGGTTTAACGATGTTATTCTTTTTATAGCAGGTGACATGCTCATtgataatgagacatctatgatGACTTCATTAATTTTAAAATCTATTGCATCAGTCCTTTAGAGGTATTTATAGGACGGCCTGAAATGATATTAGTTATATGTCGACGTTGACATGGTCCACAAAAATAAGTATGTGGCCATCAGGGGCACTGTTGTGGAATTAAGGTGAGGAGGGGAaaaaggaaatataggagtactcagggttctaaATGTGCTAGCATTGACATTGACTGAACACATTTCCATACAGTCCACGCAATGTGAGTGAGCGATACAAAATTGATGGGTACTCCCTCCAGTTTCTAAAGAATGTCGTTTTGCTACCGACACGGTCTCAAAAGACAACTTTCATTGTTATTTTTTCTGTAAAATATTTATAGAATGTAGtcaatatatagttttataaaacTACATTTTGAGATTAATCTACTTACATCACTTTGATATTTTCAAACTTAACccaaaagaatttatttatagTTAAAGCTTAAAATATTTTACTAAAAAACAACCTCAAAGCGACATTCTTCAGGAAACCGGAGGGAGTATGACCTAGTTGGTTCGCCtatattttttacaaaataaaaagaaatgTCTTACACCTCACTTTTCAGAATCAAGCTAGTTAGTTAAACTTTTGCATTTTGCAAGGCCGATATCAATTGCCCTTAAAATCAGTAGGCTTAATTTGGGTCATAGCGCTACTCAAACTACGGGGCGTGTTTGATgataagcaaaaaaaaaaaaagcacaaGATCAGGGTTTCCCAGTAAAACTCAACTgaaatcaaataaaacaaaagtacataatttttattttctaatagAGGTTTAATAAATCCTATTTTTAGGGAGGTTGAATTAATCCTTTGTTTCAAAGTGGAACTCTACGCATCTATCTATTTTCTGTTTGTTTTATATAAAGGAGGCCTAGAAAGCAAGTCACATCATGAGTTGATGACGTGtgcaaaaagagaaaaaaagaggtGCTTTAGAGCTTTCTGTTGATATTGTTCTCCCAAAAGGTAGCCTCTGAGATGTATAGATAGCGCATGCACGCGTGTCGAGCCTGCATCAGAGCTTGATCATAATTCTAATGAAGGTGGGCAGGCACGTACAAACTACAGGACCCAAAAGGCGAGAAGAGACCGCAGGCAGCATCAAGGCCTCCGGATCGCTTTGAGATCTCGCCGGCCAGGCCATTTGATTTTGACCTGACCGAAAAAAAGATCTCCCCCCTCCAGCTGATGCATCTTTTTGACCCCGCGGTCGGTTGGCTTGGCTCGGTTCcactggctggctggctgcaaATGCGAATCTAGACAGCCATTACGCCCACAGTGGCAGTGCCCTTGTTTGGCTAGAAAGTACCGTTGGCTAATTtattataataaaaaaatattactgaATAGCTAACAGATTTGATTAATAAGATCAAACGAACAAGGCAGCACATCACACCAATATCTCTCTCATGGCGGCTGTATGCTACACAAAGAAAACGAACATgggaggcaggcaggcagcgagGCAATGCATGGCCTAGTACCCCGGCTCGGCTGGCtcaattaggtcttgtttagttgatgaaaatttttagattcgactactatagcattttcgtttgtatttaataattattgtttaactatagattaattaggcttaaaaaattcgtctcgcaaattacatataaactatgtaattagttatttttatctatatttaatattccatgcatgtgtccaaaaattCGATTTAAACGGAAAAATTTTGAGATTTTggatgaactaaggccttgttctgttgccaaaaaaatttgggtttaAGCACTGTAgcgtttttgtttgtatttgataattgttgtccaattatagactaattaaactcaaaagattcatctcgtaaattatagataaactatacaattaattatattttatatttctGAATTTAACAAGGCCTAACAACGCCTGAGGAGTACGAAGCGGTCGTCAAAGCTATGGACTCGATCGTGCATGTGCATGCATGGGTGGCCCTGCCGTGCACGCCGCTTTGCACTGCAGCCAAATTAAAGATCTGGGCTGGCTCCAAGTACATAAGAATACGGGTGGTACGAATGCCttgtttaattatatttttttttaaaaaatagatactgtagtatttttatttgtatttaataaatattattcaattatagactaatcagacttaaaaaatttatctcgcaaattataaataaactgtgcgattaattatttttttatttatatttaatgcatcatatatatgtactgtaagatttgatgtgagtagcaatcttgaaaaattttgcaaaatttttgaaaatAAAACAAGGCCATTTCTGCAGACAAAAAGGCGAGTATGGTTCTCTCGTGTAGCACCAGTAGTCCAGCACCAGGGCGGGGCAGGGTTTCTATCGTGAAATCCCGAGAAAAGGATCGCGCCTAGTAGTGAAATCCCAGCGCAAGGATTCTTTGATCAGTTGTGATAGAGAAAGGAGTGGCTGGGAAGAGAGACAAAGCATAGCGCTAGTGCCCAGTACTGTACATAGCAGCAGCAGTGACGAAGGAACGCATGGGTCACGCCTCTCTGACCGACGGGCCTTATTTGGATCCAAAactctgtagcatttttgtttattatttgacaaacattgtccaatcttagagtaactaagcttaaaagatttgtctctcaattaggttttttgtttttatttatatttaatgctcaatgcaggcgctgcaagattcgatgtgacggagaattttgaaaagtttttggtttttagggtaaaGCCTTGACCATGTTTAGTTAAtgaaggaaaaaatttcgcgacactgtagtacttttgtttgtttgtggtaattattgttcaaccatagactaactagtctcaaaagattcgtctcgtaaattccgaccgaactgtgtaattagtttttattttcgtttatatttaatatttcatgcatgcgtctaaagattcgatgtgacgagaaatcttgaaaaattttaggttttgaaATAGAAGTAAACAAAGACCTTGTAAACAGGTAGCTATattttaagtataattaattaaatactaattactatAATTACATGTACCGTGTAAATAACTAATTAAACGATTTACATGTACcgtgtgagatgaatcttttaagtataatcaatttataattaaatactaattactatAATTACGAATGTGCTATCAAAACTTTTTCCTTTTCGCCGAGCAAGGCCATCGGGCGCGGCTAGGTGTCAGTGGCAGGGTGTTGTCTGGGGTGGGGCTCACCGCGGATCTCGGCAAGATCCTCGATTGAGCGGAGTGGAGTGGGGATGGATGGTCGTGGTCCGACTGTCCGAACAGACACGTCGTCGTCACGGGCCGGTCTCGTGGATTCATCGTCTCGCTGAGCGCTTGACCACCACTTCTTTTTCTCTCACGTCACGGGCTCACGGCTCAGTACCAGACTACTACCAGGTTGACCTCTTACGGTCGGTCCTCGTTGTTTGTTGGCTGTAGCTACTGTGTCTGTTTACCGGTGTAAAAAGTCATAATAAAATTTACTGTTAACTAATTTACTGttagagaaaaacattgctagCTGATAGGAAAAATATAGCTGATAAGATAAATGAACGAAGCCATCGCATACGGACTACCCTAATCCTAGagatatttattatttatccTAGCTGGCCTTCTAGAAATGAGGAAGGATACGATGACAAGTAACGGAGCCCAGTCTAGTACAGATCGTATACAATGTTAGGAGGAGTGGATAATTTCGTGTTCGTCTCCAAGTTTGATTTGAggctccaaaaaattttgcaaattttttcagattctccatcacatcaaatctttagatgcatgcatgaagtattaaatatagacgacaaGAGATACGCGTACAGCGGCGGCCGCGATCGTCCGGTACGCCGGATCCCCGAGGAGGATCCGGGGATCTGCCACAACCACACCCTGCCCGCGCCCGCCGGATGCCTTGTCCGGTGTACAGTAGTCTAGCGTGGCCATCTTCTGCTGGTACTGGTGGCCCGGCTGGAACCATGCACGGGAGGAGGATTACGGGCAGCAGCCGGCCCATGCGGCAGGAGCAGGAGCGACCTCCTTCAGCTCGATGGGTTGCTATTGCTGATactctctctgaagaagaagaaaacaaaacaaaaaaggtGATCTTAGCAGTGATGCGCGGAGGAAGCCAAAGAAACGCTTGCGATTTCTGAGATTTTGTCAGGATCTGGCAAACCTAAGAGATAACTGGAATCTGAATTGAGATTGGGAACACGGCAATAATAGTAATAGGATTGGGGCGAGACGAACGGTTGAGGTGGTTACAGAATTCCAGTTCGATAACCCAGACAACGCACAGCTCTCAGCTTATAAGCAACGCTGGTCTGGCAACAAATGGGTCGACGGCCCAATATCACTACTACACACACTTACAGCCCAAAACAAGAAGAGGCCCAACGGCGTGATTTTCCATTCATTTGCTGTGATGGATCTTTTGCTGGATACGGTGGTTCAGAGCGTCAATGCAAGAAGCCTACTGTGTGTGTACGTGTTGGCGGTGCTGCAGTACGGTGTTAATGAAGCTTATTGCTGCACTGCATCTAGTAGCACTTAGTGACGGATCCAGAATTTCAAAAATGTTTTCtttttcaaaaaagaaaaaacttaaTTGAAGATAGATATGGAAATTTCCTAGTAGCATAAATAAAAAGTACGTTGTTTAAACTAGTGATGTTGCACTTTTTAGTTTCTTTGAGAGATGTGAAATGACTGTAACTCAGTTGATTAGGTTACTTATACGGTATAACCTGACCAGCTGGGTAAGGTCTGTTTCGAATGCGGGGAAACATTTTGTACTCCTATGTTCTACCTGTGATGGCCTAGTTCTGTTTGCTCACATGGGCTGTTACTCTGAAAGTGAACCAGCCATCCCCCAGATCAATGGTGCAGGAACGGAGCCACAGACGAACCAAAGCTCAAGAGTCTCTGCAAAACACAGAATCTAATTTGACAATTAAAACTACTACAGTGATGAAAGAGTTTGTTATTATAGTTGATCTTGCAATTGCCATTGCAGTAATTCCGTGGAAAGggagaaggaaaaaaaaggCATGAGAAACACAAAAGAGAAGGGCATGGTCCATTGACAATGATGGTTTCCTTCAACAAAAAAAACCCGGCCTTTTTGGCAGGTGAAACACTACATGCTGGAATATACAGGGGCAGCATCATGGTGTCTCCCCATGTCGCCCCCCTTTCGATTTTCGGTTCATGTCTGCTTTGCTTGGGCTACTGCCATGCGGGCCAGACGATGTTATGGTGATTGGATTGGTAGATGCCATTCCCACCGGCGTCGCTGTAGAAGGATCCTGGCGAATTTTCCAGGGATCCTGAGGAGATCATGGGCATGTGATAGCTACAAATACGATGTCTCTCGTCATCACGTGGACAGCCGATCTCCTTGCCCCGGAACTCCGGAAGCAACGGCATgttatagccctctgataagctATGACAGTACTGTTGGCTAGAAGATTCAGCTGATAAGACCAATATTGGCTGATAAGGTTCTTTTTCCGCAGCAAACATGACAGATAACCAGACAAGGTTTGGGAATTAGACATCTCTCTTCTGCACGAAAGCATAATATCTTTGGTTGCAAACCAACATGGTCTTTTTTTTGCAGGTTGCAAATCAACATATTGATATGCTCTACAAGAAAACAAAATGGAACGTAGAATAAGTTCCTTCTGGAGTACTGCCAGATTATTGCATGGGGACAGGCTctttacaacaaatacaatattATTCAGTGATTATATGATTTCGGAGTACTCCAGAAGAGAATAAAATGGAAAACAAAAGGCAGATGGCTGATAGCAAATATATTGGACAAAAGCAGCTTCGTTTTCGTACAGCTAGCTACAAGGCGACGACGGCAAAGAAAATATGGTACTGAATGAGTGCTCCATTAGTGCGACTTGTGTATATTTGGGAACAGCCCATGAATATGCTCCGGCATGAAATCGTGCCTCGTCAGGATTCCAACAATTGGAGGTCTCTGCAGTAGAACAATAAAGAAATTAGCTGTCAGATCGAGTTTGTCACAAAGAAAAAGGTTAAGGTTATATTGCAGCATGAACTTCATATCATGTCAAAAGAATGGCCTGCACTGCAATATTTGATCTCTAGAGCCAGGATTCGGAGAATGAGAGCTCACCCCTGGGGTCTTTGGCACAACGAGCAGGTGCCTTAGTCCCAGTGCCCGGAAAAGGACGGCGGCCTTTGCAAGTGACATGGTCTCAACCACCGTGTACGGCGATGTGTTTGTGATTGGATGGAGATCGACGTACATGTCCATTTCCTCATCAGTGAAGTCCAGGTCCTCAATCTTCAGGCCTTTTCCTGAGCCGGGCTTGGCAAAATCGAAGGCACCAAATCTTTGCAGCACGAAGCTACCGCTGGTTTTCATCTTCTCTTTCATGAAGCCCTTGCCTTTCAACAAGACCAGCAGATGGGATCTAAGCACAAGCCCAACAAGTTCTGGAGCCTCTGACAGAGGTGGCTCATCGACCACTGGAAATCCGTTGTGGCCTGTGATCCTCAACGCCTGAACGATATTCCCCACTCTCTCGACGCCTGAAAAGGAGATCAGTGGCCCAGACACAACATCGCCAGCAACCAAGTGCCTCATGTGTGGTTCGGCATGAGCTTCCAGGAATGGCAAACCTTTCATCACTACAATCTGATCATAAACCCCTTTGTTAAAGCTGTCGGCTATAGTCTTCGATATCAGAAGAACGAGCATGACTAACGGGAGCATAAGGAGGTCATTGGTGAGCTCCAGAAGTATCACACAGACTGATACAGTCATCCTCATTGTGCCACCGAGGAAAGATGCCGCACCAAGAAGTGCAAATAGTCCAGGATCAAGGTCTGATATCGGGCCAAGAAGGGTCCCCACTATGCGCCCGTATGTAGCCCCAGCAAGTATAACAGGGATAAAGAGACCAGATGGAACAGCAATACCGTATGTCACAAGGCCAAGGCAGTAAATAGCAGTGAAGAATACGAAAAGAGTGGACATGTGGAACTCATTCTCGGTGCCACTGCTGAATAGATTGCGGATGGCATCATCATTTGTGTTGAAGAATAATGATGCAAGACCATTGTAATAGCCCGGTGGGCACTGAAAATTCTTAAAATTTCCAGAGCGGCCTATGGTCGGGCATTCCTCCACCGCATCAGCAGGGCATGGAGTGCATGGAGCAAGCCAAGGTAGCCCATAAGAGCATGCTGATGTGATGATCGATATTGTAATGGTAAGAAGAATTTTGTATGGAGCACCTTTCCTGCAGGCAGACAGCCAAAGACAACAATGTATATGAGATTGCACCTTGAAGGAAAATTTTACAGAGTAAATAAATACACATGATGGATCCATACTCGTTGATAAAACTATAGGCTCGGAGAATCCTATCCAAGAGAAAGTTGAACAGGCCCCCGAATACCCCACCAATTATTCCAAGGACAATAATTGCAATGATATCCTGGGTACTGTAACTCGGGACGGTTGAGCTAAGATCAAACATAATCAACCCTCCTTGACCAAAGAGACCACATTTTCCACTACGACAGAGCTCGATCAGGCCCCTCAACAcaacagcaacaacagcagTTGTAAAGAATGTTCTCCACAGAAGAGCACTTCGCCACCTGAAACATGAAGTAGAGATGCATTCAGTCAAATGTGatgcagcaaaaaaaaaaaatgtcagCATCACCCATCTGATGCAGTTACAAATAGATGAATTCTCCTATCAGCAAACTGAAGCAATCAAACTATGGTTCTTATTCAAAAGATATATCACTCGAATTGATATTTTGGAAGTCAGATAACAATGGGATACGGCTACTACAACTGTGATGAAGGTCTGCATTTTCAGGTTGGTAACAATGTTATTACAAATCCAAAGGCACCACATATGGCAAGATGGCAGCACCTGTTAAATATGAATTAACATTCGTGACAAGGGAAATAGTTCCTACCATGATGCTGCTTCTTCAAGAGCAAAGAGCACACCACCAACAGGCGCACGGAATGCTGCTGCAACCCCAGCAGCAGAGCCACAAGTAATCAAATCCCGCCTATCTCTATCATTCTTAAAGTATCTGAGCCAGTTACATGTCAGATGGTACTTGCGTGACCCCCCTTGACCAAGTAAGTTGGCAATGCATGCTCCTGTATGTACCATGGGACCTTCCTTTCCAAGTACAAATCCAGCTGAAACTCCAAGTATTGAACCAAATATCTACAGAACAAGAGAAGAAAGTTTTCAGAAAAAGATTGCTAAACTCTGAACcagaaataaattaaaaaaaaaaggagtccTGATAGCATTATGTGTCATCCACAAAACAAGCTGCTTATAGATCATGATTCTGAATAAGTTACCGGACATAAACACATAATCTGTTctaattgaaaatttttgccTAAGCATGTAAGCATCATAAATGGATAAACTAGGAAAGTAACAGTCTAACAGATTCTCTTCAGCAACACATATCCGAAGAAACACTAATAATGAGCAAGGCAGTACGACTGTCCCCTAAACAATAATTTGGTTGTCAATGCATTTTCAGGATTGTTCAGTAAAAAAAATGCATTTTCAGGATTTCCTAGTAAGCAGGAAAAATGTTTTAGGCGTTTCTACAGCAATTATCAATGACACGTCAGTACATGGCATGCAAATGCTGGAAAAGAAGGGCCTTTTTGTTTGAGTTTTTCCCCCCTTTTGTATTAAATTTTGAGCTTCTAAGTACACCAAAAGCCAGAAAGCTTTCCTCAGAAGCTAGATTTCTAGAATTTCAAAAGCCAGCTTAACACCTGGGCTGTTTGTTTAGCTTCTAGCTTCTTGCTTCTtgcttcttttctctttttttttgagattttTTTTTCGCGAGCGTGTCAACTTGACACGTGTTTCATTAAGCAGGAGCGTGTCCAAGGTTACACAGCACAACGCTGACACTCACCCTATGAACACACGTACGCAAACCCTACCTCTATGAGCACTTCTTGCTTTTGGCTAGCCAGATAAAAGCTGAAACAAACAGGGCCTAGTAATCCAATCAGGTAAGGTAGCAATAGAAGTTAATACATAAACACAAGCtcaaagagtaataagaaatcaaaCAGGGTTTCCCTGTAAAAAAGAAACACCAAGTACTGTATTCTGAATTATACTTTACCTTCACAAACAGTGTACTTGGAGCTAATATAGCATAAGCATCAACTCCGTTAAGGTATGCTTTAACTTCAGGGATACcagacccagcagcagcaggtgcTATGTAAGCGCAGATCGCTGCAGCAGTAGCTGCCAAGACTAGATTGCAACCTCCATATGCCAGAAATGCTGTGAAGTACCTGCACTGGAAGCAACAAACCATTGACACTTCACATTATTCAATTGATATTAGTCAGTAAAATCTTATGCAAGTTAGTCGCGGTGTTTTATTACTTAATCAGTGACAAGTTATATTGAACTTGAACAGCTGGAGACTAAAACTAAATGGTCTGGTAAAATAGCAAAAACATCTGAGTGAAGCTTTACCTATGCTTGAGCATTAGATCACTTGTAAGCAACAGTTTGAACCCAGCAATGTTTTCAACTGCAAGGTTATTGAAGAAGCCAACAAGTCCAGTACACAAGCCAATAAGAAGAACCAAGGACCATTTGAGAACAATATACTGGAATATCtgcttcttctttcttgatCGCCAATCTTGCTTGAAAAGTTCATTTTCCACAATTCTGAAACATGCAATAAAAATTTTGATGGTAGGTC
Protein-coding sequences here:
- the LOC8080343 gene encoding chloride channel protein CLC-c isoform X2, encoding MDAAHHSPPDAQPERHGSFNYDIESTDGPWRGAGAGQDRSSEALLRYDDRYDDDGPRQPLLRKRTMNTTSQIAIVGANVCPIESLDYEIVENELFKQDWRSRKKKQIFQYIVLKWSLVLLIGLCTGLVGFFNNLAVENIAGFKLLLTSDLMLKHRYFTAFLAYGGCNLVLAATAAAICAYIAPAAAGSGIPEVKAYLNGVDAYAILAPSTLFVKIFGSILGVSAGFVLGKEGPMVHTGACIANLLGQGGSRKYHLTCNWLRYFKNDRDRRDLITCGSAAGVAAAFRAPVGGVLFALEEAASWWRSALLWRTFFTTAVVAVVLRGLIELCRSGKCGLFGQGGLIMFDLSSTVPSYSTQDIIAIIVLGIIGGVFGGLFNFLLDRILRAYSFINEKGAPYKILLTITISIITSACSYGLPWLAPCTPCPADAVEECPTIGRSGNFKNFQCPPGYYNGLASLFFNTNDDAIRNLFSSGTENEFHMSTLFVFFTAIYCLGLVTYGIAVPSGLFIPVILAGATYGRIVGTLLGPISDLDPGLFALLGAASFLGGTMRMTVSVCVILLELTNDLLMLPLVMLVLLISKTIADSFNKGVYDQIVVMKGLPFLEAHAEPHMRHLVAGDVVSGPLISFSGVERVGNIVQALRITGHNGFPVVDEPPLSEAPELVGLVLRSHLLVLLKGKGFMKEKMKTSGSFVLQRFGAFDFAKPGSGKGLKIEDLDFTDEEMDMYVDLHPITNTSPYTVVETMSLAKAAVLFRALGLRHLLVVPKTPGRPPIVGILTRHDFMPEHIHGLFPNIHKSH
- the LOC8080343 gene encoding chloride channel protein CLC-c isoform X1, producing the protein MDAAHHSPPDAQPERHGSFNYDIESTDGPWRGAGAGQDRSSEALLRYDDRYDDDGPRQPLLRKRTMNTTSQIAIVGANVCPIESLDYEIVENELFKQDWRSRKKKQIFQYIVLKWSLVLLIGLCTGLVGFFNNLAVENIAGFKLLLTSDLMLKHRYFTAFLAYGGCNLVLAATAAAICAYIAPAAAGSGIPEVKAYLNGVDAYAILAPSTLFVKIFGSILGVSAGFVLGKEGPMVHTGACIANLLGQGGSRKYHLTCNWLRYFKNDRDRRDLITCGSAAGVAAAFRAPVGGVLFALEEAASWWRSALLWRTFFTTAVVAVVLRGLIELCRSGKCGLFGQGGLIMFDLSSTVPSYSTQDIIAIIVLGIIGGVFGGLFNFLLDRILRAYSFINEKGAPYKILLTITISIITSACSYGLPWLAPCTPCPADAVEECPTIGRSGNFKNFQCPPGYYNGLASLFFNTNDDAIRNLFSSGTENEFHMSTLFVFFTAIYCLGLVTYGIAVPSGLFIPVILAGATYGRIVGTLLGPISDLDPGLFALLGAASFLGGTMRMTVSVCVILLELTNDLLMLPLVMLVLLISKTIADSFNKGVYDQIVVMKGLPFLEAHAEPHMRHLVAGDVVSGPLISFSGVERVGNIVQALRITGHNGFPVVDEPPLSEAPELVGLVLRSHLLVLLKGKGFMKEKMKTSGSFVLQRFGAFDFAKPGSGKGLKIEDLDFTDEEMDMYVDLHPITNTSPYTVVETMSLAKASPARCAKDPRDTSNCWNPDEARFHAGAYSWAVPRYTQVALMEHSISTIFCLPSPCSFAVRKRSCFCPIFATSYLAFCFPFYCLLEYFKII